The Thermotoga sp. Ku-13t DNA segment CCAGCGTGCCTATGCCGGAAGAACTGATCGCGGGCCTCAGTTCCACCACGGTTGGGTCTATCCACAGATAGTTCACCAAGACCTCTTTGTTGCTGATCCGCTCGGTCGTCTGTTGCCAGTAGACACCGTTGGCGATCCATTCTTTACCGAGCATCGGCATTCTCAGTTCAAAGGTGAGTGCGCTCGGTTCGAACTTCGAAACCATCACAGGTTCGACATCAACACCGAGTTCGAGCTCCACCCTCACGGATGTCGCGTCGGCCTGGATCTTCACCGGGTCAGCCGCGGTGGCGAAGTTGATGCACGGTGATATCTCGACAACCAGCTTTCCCTTCGACGTGCGTGTGGAAACCATCTGCTCCGAGACAAAGCCGACGAAGTTCAATCTGAGCCGGTTCTTTTCAAAATTCGCCGAACTGAGGATCGGTACGCTGTCCAGGAGCACCGGCTGACCCGATGGTGTCTTTTCCGCTCTCAATTGGAGAATCTGCTGAAGTACTTCCGCTTTGATGAAAACTTTTTTGTCGATGAACTTTGCCGCATTTTCGTACACGTCGAGGAAGTCCACCGTCACGTTTCCATCCTTCGTGAGCAAGACGATTTTTTTCTCAAAGATGAGATAGGCACGTCCAGAAACTTCGGAAAGTACGAAGGTCAGTCCGAGCTTTTCCAGCTCTTTCACATCAACGAAACCGTCTGATTCCTCAAGTAAAACGAATTTTCCCTGCAAGCCAACGAGTACCTGACCTGCGAAACAGCTCACAAAAAGCAAAACGAGAATCAAAGGCAAAAATTTCATTCGATCACCTCAAGCACGATTGGTAATGGTTCAACCGCTTGTTCCGAAAACACATACGCCGATTCAACGATCTTCAGCGCCGATTCCAGATCGCTCTTTTTCGAATAATACACCTTCGCGATCACATCGTTCACCATCACCCGATCCGAAACCTTTTTCAGCAACTCTATACCAACGGAGTGATCGATGGTGTCTTCCTTTTTCGACCTGCCACCGCCGAGCAGCACACAAGCATTACCTATGCGTTCCGCATCGATCTTTGCAACGTAACCTTCTCTTTGAGCTCTCACTTCCACGACGTCCCTGCTGATGGGCAACTTTGTCGGCTCATCAACGATGAAAGGATCTCCTCCATGCATCTCTACGAACTTCTTGAATCGTTTCAACGGTTCTCCAGAACGGACCTTTTCCTCTATGTCATCAAAACTAACCTTTACACCTGCAAGGTCGAGCATTTCCTTCACAAGGGTGTACGAAAGTTCCATCACATCCCGTGGTCCCTGTCCCTTCAAACACTCTATGGCTTCGAGCACCTCGAGGGCGTTGCCCACCATCTTACCGAGTGGCTGGTCCATGTTCGAGATCACTGCCTTCGCCTTTTTCCCGTTGCGCTTCACAATGTCGAGCATCAACGAGGACAACTTTCTGGCCTGATCCAGATCCTTCATGAAAGCGCCCGAGCCAACCTTCACATCGAAAACTATCGCGTCTGCTCCAGCGGCCAACTTTTTGCTAACTATACTCGAAGCTATCAGGGAAAGATTTTCGACCGTCGCCGTGGCATCCCTGAGCGCGTAAATTTTCTTGTCCGCAGGCACAAGGTTTTCTGTCTGACTGACGATGGAGAACCCCACTTCCTCCACTACCTTGAGGAACTGCTCCTTGTCCAGAGACGTCTTCATACCGGGTATCGATTCGAGTTTGTCTATCGTACCACCGGTGTGACCCAGACCACGACCGGACATCTTGGCAATCTTGATTCCAAAACACGCAGCGATCGGAAGTACAACGAAGCTGATCTTGTCTCCCACACCCCCGCTGGAATGCTTGTCGAGCTTTATCCCACTGAGGGAGGAAAGGTCCAGCCGATCGCCGGAATCGAGCATCGCGATAGTTAGATCGTAAGTTTCCCGTTCGTTCATACCGCGGAAATAAACCGCCATGAGGAAAGCGGCCATCTGATAATCTGGAATCTCTCCGCGAGTGTAACCCTGCACGACGAATCGAATTTCTTCTTCACTCAGCTCGAATCCATCGCGCTTTTTCTTTATGATATCGTACATCCTCATGTTTCCACTTCCCTCTTGATCGGTAATCTCACGGTGAAGGTCGTTCCGACTCCGATCTCGCTGCTCACAGTTATTTCCCCACCATGTCTATCAACTATGGATTTGACTATCGATAGGCCTAGTCCAGAACCCCCCATCTTCCTGCTCCTGCCCTTGTCCACCCTGTAGAACCTGTCGAACAGCCTCGAGAGGGCTTCCTTCGGTATGCCGGGCCCTGTGTCTGAAACTTCTATCTTTGCACGATCGTCTTCTTTCGCAATTTTGATTTTGACTTTCTTCTCACCGATCTCCTTCAATGAAGTGTATTTGATCGCGTTGTCGACAAGATTCAGAATCATCTGTACCATCCTGTCCTGGTCAGCCCACACAGTTACATCATCGCACTGTGCACTGACTTCAACTCCGTATTCCTTCGCGAGGGGTTCGACGATGGAAAGCACGTAGTTGATGACCATGCACAGGTTCGTTTCTTTGAACTCGAACCTCGCTTCGCCCGATTCCATGCGCTCTAAATCCAACAGGTCGTTTATGAGCCGCGACATTCGTGCCGACTCGTTCTCGATGATCGTGAGGAATCTCTTGCGCGTTTCCACGTCCATATCCGGATCGCTCAAAAGCGTCTCTGCGTACCCGTGTATGGATGTTAGCGGTGTTCTCAGTTCGTGTGAAACGTTCGATACGAACTGCTTTCTGAGCTCGTTAAGTTCGTGCTCCTTAGTCACATCCCTCATCACGATGATGATTCTTCGTTCCCCTCCAGGTAAGATCACCGGTATCATCTTGCAGGCGTAGTATCTTTTTTCATCGTTCACATACATGACGATCTCAGCATCCTGCGTTTGCCAAGCGTTGACGGTTTCTTCGAACATTTCGATCAGATAGTAGTCCTCGACGATTTCGTATATTTTCCTCGCGATGGGCTCGGATCGTGTGATCTTCTGTGCGGCCGTGTTGGCGAACGTTATGGTCCCATCTGCTTCCACGAAGAGTATGGGATCAGAAATGTTGTCGAGCAACGTTAAAATGTTCTCTCTGCTCCTCTGAGCTCTGGATAGTTCTTCTTCCAACATTTTCAGCTTCTTGCGGAGACGTTCTAACACATAAGAGGGTG contains these protein-coding regions:
- a CDS encoding thymidine phosphorylase, translating into MRMYDIIKKKRDGFELSEEEIRFVVQGYTRGEIPDYQMAAFLMAVYFRGMNERETYDLTIAMLDSGDRLDLSSLSGIKLDKHSSGGVGDKISFVVLPIAACFGIKIAKMSGRGLGHTGGTIDKLESIPGMKTSLDKEQFLKVVEEVGFSIVSQTENLVPADKKIYALRDATATVENLSLIASSIVSKKLAAGADAIVFDVKVGSGAFMKDLDQARKLSSLMLDIVKRNGKKAKAVISNMDQPLGKMVGNALEVLEAIECLKGQGPRDVMELSYTLVKEMLDLAGVKVSFDDIEEKVRSGEPLKRFKKFVEMHGGDPFIVDEPTKLPISRDVVEVRAQREGYVAKIDAERIGNACVLLGGGRSKKEDTIDHSVGIELLKKVSDRVMVNDVIAKVYYSKKSDLESALKIVESAYVFSEQAVEPLPIVLEVIE
- a CDS encoding ATP-binding protein, producing MLVLLFVAAAAATAFFLYSLSLSRSNRNLLKFFRRVAELADVVEDSPPSYVLERLRKKLKMLEEELSRAQRSRENILTLLDNISDPILFVEADGTITFANTAAQKITRSEPIARKIYEIVEDYYLIEMFEETVNAWQTQDAEIVMYVNDEKRYYACKMIPVILPGGERRIIIVMRDVTKEHELNELRKQFVSNVSHELRTPLTSIHGYAETLLSDPDMDVETRKRFLTIIENESARMSRLINDLLDLERMESGEARFEFKETNLCMVINYVLSIVEPLAKEYGVEVSAQCDDVTVWADQDRMVQMILNLVDNAIKYTSLKEIGEKKVKIKIAKEDDRAKIEVSDTGPGIPKEALSRLFDRFYRVDKGRSRKMGGSGLGLSIVKSIVDRHGGEITVSSEIGVGTTFTVRLPIKREVET